In Candidatus Methylomirabilota bacterium, one genomic interval encodes:
- a CDS encoding DEAD/DEAH box helicase — protein sequence MSFAAFSLHPDLQRGLDALGFTTPTAIQSEAIPVACRGRDVLACAMTGSGKTAAFLLPVLQRLLGRQRGVTRALVIAPTRELAAQIDEHRGQLARFTRIGGAALFGGVPMGPQEAALRRGVDILVATPGRLLDHLRYPYARLDGLEVLVLDEADRMLDMGFLPDIRRILKYVPAAPRQTLLFSATLPSPIVTLARDLLDDPVTIDVGRPAAPAVGIRHAAYPVAPDLKLPLLLALLRQPDVQSMLVFTRTKHRADRLAEALTRRGVAAARIHGNRSQGQRTQALAAFKAGTARVLVATDIAARGIDVTGVTHVVNFDVPKLPEDYIHRVGRTARLNAQGDAVSLVSPPEDADFRLIERAVSTRIRRLTLPDFDDTPPALATVSQRRSARVPTRHRG from the coding sequence ATGTCGTTTGCTGCCTTCTCCCTGCACCCCGACCTGCAACGAGGTCTCGATGCCCTCGGCTTTACCACTCCTACGGCTATTCAGAGCGAGGCTATTCCCGTGGCGTGTCGGGGGCGCGACGTGCTCGCCTGCGCCATGACGGGCAGCGGCAAGACCGCCGCGTTCCTGCTTCCGGTCTTGCAGCGGCTTCTTGGCCGGCAGCGTGGCGTCACCCGCGCGCTTGTCATCGCGCCGACCCGCGAGCTGGCCGCCCAGATCGACGAGCACCGCGGCCAACTGGCGCGCTTCACGCGCATCGGCGGCGCCGCCCTGTTCGGGGGCGTTCCGATGGGACCGCAAGAGGCGGCGCTTCGTCGCGGCGTCGACATCCTCGTCGCCACGCCGGGCCGCCTTCTCGATCACCTCCGGTATCCCTACGCGCGCCTCGATGGGCTCGAGGTTCTCGTCCTCGACGAGGCCGACCGCATGCTCGACATGGGATTTCTGCCGGACATCCGGAGGATTCTGAAGTACGTCCCGGCCGCGCCGCGGCAGACCCTGCTCTTCTCGGCCACCCTGCCGTCCCCCATCGTCACCCTGGCCCGCGACCTGCTGGACGACCCGGTGACCATCGACGTCGGGCGGCCTGCCGCGCCAGCAGTGGGCATTCGACACGCCGCGTATCCGGTGGCCCCGGACCTGAAGCTGCCTCTGCTGCTCGCCCTGCTCCGTCAGCCCGATGTGCAGAGCATGCTGGTCTTCACCCGCACCAAGCACCGGGCTGACCGCCTCGCCGAGGCGCTCACGCGGCGGGGGGTGGCTGCCGCCCGCATCCACGGGAATCGGAGCCAGGGACAGCGCACGCAGGCTCTGGCCGCCTTCAAGGCAGGAACGGCTCGCGTCCTGGTGGCCACCGATATCGCGGCCCGCGGGATCGATGTCACCGGGGTGACTCATGTGGTGAATTTTGACGTGCCGAAGCTACCGGAAGACTACATCCACCGAGTCGGACGCACGGCACGGCTGAACGCCCAGGGCGATGCCGTCTCGCTGGTGTCGCCGCCGGAAGATGCGGACTTCCGCCTGATCGAGCGCGCCGTGAGCACCCGAATCAGGCGCCTCACGCTACCGGACTTCGATGACACGCCCCCCGCCCTGGCCACCGTTTCGCAGAGGCGCTCTGCCCGCGTGCCGACACGCCATCGGGGCTGA